From the genome of Leptotrichia sp. oral taxon 847:
TTACGAAGAAAAGATTGGAATTATTTGTGGAACTGGATATTCTGGGGAAATTAAAAAGAGTGTTTTTTCAATAATGAATTTTGTAATGCCTGAAATTGACGTTCTGCCGATGCACTGCTCTGCTAATATGGATCCTAAGACAGGAGAAACTGCGATATTTTTTGGACTTTCAGGAACAGGGAAAACTACGCTTTCAGCAGATCCTAACCGTAAATTAATAGGTGATGACGAACACGGTTGGTCAGATCACAGTATTTTTAATTTTGAGGGTGGATGTTATGCAAAATGTATAAATCTTGATCCTAGAGACGAACCGGATATTTTTAACGCAATAAAATTTGGAAGTTTAGTGGAAAATGTTGTGATGAATCCTAAAACACGTGAATTTGATTTTTTTGATAAAAGTTTAACTGAAAATACAAGAGTTGGTTATCCAGTTGATCATATAAGAAATGCTCAAATTCCAGGAATTGGAGGAATTCCAAATGTTATAATATTTTTGACTGCGGATGCTTTTGGTGTTTTGCCGCCTGTTTCTAGACTTTCAAGAGATGCTGCCATTTATCACTTTGTAACAGGATTTACTTCTAAATTAGCTGGAACGGAACGTGGAATTACAGAACCACAACCTACATTTTCAACATGTTTTGGAGAACCGTTTATGCCACTTGATCCGTTAGTTTACGCTGAAATGCTAGGTAAAAAAATAGAATTGCACAATACAAAAGTATTTTTAATAAATACAGGATGGTCTGGAGGCCCTTATGGCGTGGGAAACCGTATAAATTTGGAGTACACAAGGGCAATGGTTACTGCAGCGCTAAATGGAGAATTGGATGAAGTAGAATACAGACATGATGATATTTTTAATGTAGAAATTCCTCAATATTGTCCAAACGTTCCAAGTGATTTATTAAATCCAATGGACACTTGGGCAAATAAAGACGCATATGATGCTGCGGCTAGAAAATTGGCAAAAATGTTTAGAGAAAATTTTTTAGAAAAGTATCCACATATGCCAGAACATATTGTAAATGCTGGACCAGCGTTTTTTGAATAAATAAGAAAAGACAGTTTAGTAAAATTCAAACTATTTTCATATAAAGTATATATTTTTTAAATTTAAAAAGTTTGAGTGCACTATAACTGTCTGTTTTAACAATTTGTTTACTAAACTAAAAGGAGGATTTTTATGAAAGTAAAAATAACAGAAACATCACTACGAGATGGGCATCAATCACTTATAGCAACGAGAATGACAACTTCTGAAATGCTTCCAATTATAGAAACTATGGATAAAGTTGGATATTATGCAATGGAAGTTTGGGGTGGTGCCACTTATGATGCAGAAATTAGATTTTTGCACGAAGATCCTTGGGAAAGGCTCAGAGAAATTAGAAAAAGAGCTAAAAATACTAAATTACAAATGCTTTTAAGGGGGCAAAATTTATTGGGATATAGACATTATGCTGACGATGTCGTTGAAGAATTTGTAAAGTTTTCTATAAAAAATGGCATTGATATTATTCGGACTTTTGATGCATTAAATGACACAAGAAATATTAGAAAAGTTGTTGAAAGTACCAAAAAATATGGTGGAGACAGTCAACTTGCAATTTGTTATACGATAAGTCCTGTTCACACAATAGAATATTATAAAAAATTGGCACTTGAAATGCAAAATATGGGAGCAGATTCTGTTGCAATAAAAGATATGTCAGGAATTTTGCTGCCAGATGTTGCTTATAAACTTGTAAGCGAACTAAAAAGTATTTTAAAAGTACCACTTGAGCTACATACTCACGAAACAGCTGGAATGGCTGAAATGAGTGTTTTAAAAGCTATTGAAGCTGGTGTAGATGTTGTAGACACTGCAATTTCACCTTTTGGAGGTGGAACATCTCAACCGCCCACAGAATCACTTGTACGAGCATTGCAAAAAACGAAATATGATACAGGATTAAATCTAGAACTTTTAAAAGAAGTAGCGGAATACTTTAAACCAATAAGAAAGAAATATATTGATAACGGAACATTAAATACTAAAGCTCTGGGAATAGAGCCTAATATTGTGGAATACCAATTGCCAGGTGGAATGCTCTCAAATTTGTTATCTCAGTTAAAAGCACAAAATGCTGAAAATAAATACGAGGAAGTTCTTCGAGAAATTCCGAAAGTTCGTAGAGATTTGGGATATCCGCCATTGGTTACCCCAATGAGTCAGATGGTTGGAACTCAAGCTGTCTTTAATGTTTTAACTGGAAAAAGATATCAGATGATTCCAAAAGAAATTAAAGATTATGTGAGAGGAATGTATGGGAAATCGCCTGTTCCAATTTCTGATGAAATAAAAAAAATCATAATTGGGAATGAAAAAATATTTACAGGAAGACCTGCCGATTTGTTAAAAAATGAATATGAAATAATGAAAAAAGAAATTGGAAATTTGGCAAAATCCGATGAAGACGTTTTAACTTATGCCTGTTTTCCACAAATTGCAAAAGAATATTTAGAAAAAAAATATTCAAAAGAAAAAACACAAAATAAAGAAAAAATTGAAATTCATAACATTAATGTGATTTTTTAAAAATATTTTCGGAGTACAATAAATTATTTTGTTGATGTTGCTTTTATGAAAATAGTTATATTTTTGAAAAAATTTAATTTGAATAAAATTTTTTGAAAGGAATAATTTGAAATATGAAAAGTATTTTATTTGGAAATTCAGCTGTGTCGTTTGGAGATGCAATCTACATTACCATTGTAAGTATGTCAATTGTTTTTTTTATATTGCTGCTAATTTCATTCGTATTGTCATTTTTTAAATATTTTTCAAATAAGGAAAATCAGAATGTTGTAAATGAAAAAATAAATAATGGTAACACTTTAAAAAATTCAGAATCCAAGAATTTAAATACAAATGAAAAATTCAGTATGGAAAAAGTAAAAGATGAAACAATGCTGGTAGCTTTACTGACAGCTCTCATTGACGCATCTGAAAATAACGAAAATTGTGAAATAAAGGTAAGAAATATAAAGGAAATTAAATAAGATTGAAATGCAAAGGGGTATGACAAGTATGATTAAATTATATAAAATCAAAATTGGAGAAAAAGTTTATGAAGTGGAAGTGGAAGCTGTTAACGAAAAAGAAGGTTCTATTTCAACTTCGGTTAATTTAAATAATGAGAAAAAAATGAAGGAGGAAAATGATTTTACACAAAATGAGAATAAAAATTCTATTGAGGATGGAGAAACAATAAAAGCCCCTATGCAGGGACTTATTGTAGATGTAAAAGTTAAAGCTGGACAAAGGGTAAAAACTGGAGATGAAATTGTAATTCTGGAAGCTATGAAAATGGAAAATCCCATTGTAGCTCCTAAAGATGGAACTATTAGCGCAATTAAAGTATCCAAGGGAGATAACGTAAATTTTGATGATATTTTGGCAATATTGTCTGAATAAATTATTGTTTGAAATTTTATAAAATATTTTAACTTTATTAATTATAACAATAATTTAACCTATGAAAAGCTCTCTAAAGAAAGGAATGGTTTTAATATGGAATTACTAAAAATCCTTTATGGAACGACAGGACTGTCAATGATAACTATAAAACAGATTATTATGATAATAATCGCTTTAATTTTATTATATTTGGCAATAAAAAAACAATATGAACCCTATTTATTGCTTCCGATTTCCTTTGGAATGTTGCTGGCGAATTTACCTGCTGTGGCAAATGAAGGACTTATGGAAAAAGGAGGACTTTTGTATTACTTGTATCAAGGGGTTAAACTTGGAATTTATCCACCATTAATATTTTTGGCAATAGGTGCGAGTACTGATTTTGGGCCTCTTATTGCAAATCCAAAAAGCTTGTTACTGGGCGCTGCTGCACAATTTGGAATTTTTGTGGCATTTATCGGAGCAATTTTGCTTGGACTAACAGGAAAAGAAGCTGCTTCAATTGGAATTATTGGAGGAGCTGACGGTCCCACTGCTATTTACTTAACTACAAAACTTGCGCCTCATTTACTAGGTTCAATCGCTATTGCAGCTTATTCCTATATGGCTTTAGTTCCAGTAATTCAACCACCAATTATAAAATTGCTTACGACGAAAAAAGAAAGAATCGTGGAAATGACACAACTTAGATTTGTAAGTCAAAGGGAAAAAATAATCTTCCCAATTGCAGTAACAATTATTGTAATTCTTTTGGTTCCATCATCAGCTCCGTTAATTGGAATGTTAATGCTGGGAAATCTTATAAAAGAAGTTGGAATAGTTTCAAACTTGGTT
Proteins encoded in this window:
- the pckA gene encoding phosphoenolpyruvate carboxykinase (ATP) — encoded protein: MKKLTKDLEKMGIVNISRIYRNLAPAELVEHALERKEGMLSKTGALVVQTGKYTGRSPKDKYIVDTPQIHDKIAWGNVNKPIEKQKFESIYSKLIAYLQNREIFIFDGMAGADPACRKKFRIINELASQNLFIHQLLIRPTEEELNDYGHADFTIIAAPGFKCNAKIDGINSSAAIIINYEEKIGIICGTGYSGEIKKSVFSIMNFVMPEIDVLPMHCSANMDPKTGETAIFFGLSGTGKTTLSADPNRKLIGDDEHGWSDHSIFNFEGGCYAKCINLDPRDEPDIFNAIKFGSLVENVVMNPKTREFDFFDKSLTENTRVGYPVDHIRNAQIPGIGGIPNVIIFLTADAFGVLPPVSRLSRDAAIYHFVTGFTSKLAGTERGITEPQPTFSTCFGEPFMPLDPLVYAEMLGKKIELHNTKVFLINTGWSGGPYGVGNRINLEYTRAMVTAALNGELDEVEYRHDDIFNVEIPQYCPNVPSDLLNPMDTWANKDAYDAAARKLAKMFRENFLEKYPHMPEHIVNAGPAFFE
- a CDS encoding biotin/lipoyl-containing protein; this encodes MIKLYKIKIGEKVYEVEVEAVNEKEGSISTSVNLNNEKKMKEENDFTQNENKNSIEDGETIKAPMQGLIVDVKVKAGQRVKTGDEIVILEAMKMENPIVAPKDGTISAIKVSKGDNVNFDDILAILSE
- a CDS encoding sodium ion-translocating decarboxylase subunit beta, which codes for MELLKILYGTTGLSMITIKQIIMIIIALILLYLAIKKQYEPYLLLPISFGMLLANLPAVANEGLMEKGGLLYYLYQGVKLGIYPPLIFLAIGASTDFGPLIANPKSLLLGAAAQFGIFVAFIGAILLGLTGKEAASIGIIGGADGPTAIYLTTKLAPHLLGSIAIAAYSYMALVPVIQPPIIKLLTTKKERIVEMTQLRFVSQREKIIFPIAVTIIVILLVPSSAPLIGMLMLGNLIKEVGIVSNLVEHVRGALLYCITIVLGMTVGATANAENFLSLTTIKIIILGLIAFSFGTVGGVLFGKIMYKFTKGKVNPMIGAAGVSAVPMAARVVQKIGQEENPKNFLLMHAMGPNIAGVIGSAVAAGVLLIIFR
- a CDS encoding oxaloacetate decarboxylase subunit alpha, with protein sequence MKVKITETSLRDGHQSLIATRMTTSEMLPIIETMDKVGYYAMEVWGGATYDAEIRFLHEDPWERLREIRKRAKNTKLQMLLRGQNLLGYRHYADDVVEEFVKFSIKNGIDIIRTFDALNDTRNIRKVVESTKKYGGDSQLAICYTISPVHTIEYYKKLALEMQNMGADSVAIKDMSGILLPDVAYKLVSELKSILKVPLELHTHETAGMAEMSVLKAIEAGVDVVDTAISPFGGGTSQPPTESLVRALQKTKYDTGLNLELLKEVAEYFKPIRKKYIDNGTLNTKALGIEPNIVEYQLPGGMLSNLLSQLKAQNAENKYEEVLREIPKVRRDLGYPPLVTPMSQMVGTQAVFNVLTGKRYQMIPKEIKDYVRGMYGKSPVPISDEIKKIIIGNEKIFTGRPADLLKNEYEIMKKEIGNLAKSDEDVLTYACFPQIAKEYLEKKYSKEKTQNKEKIEIHNINVIF
- a CDS encoding OadG family protein, producing MKSILFGNSAVSFGDAIYITIVSMSIVFFILLLISFVLSFFKYFSNKENQNVVNEKINNGNTLKNSESKNLNTNEKFSMEKVKDETMLVALLTALIDASENNENCEIKVRNIKEIK